The Desulfomicrobium apsheronum genome has a window encoding:
- a CDS encoding type I polyketide synthase, with product MIFIFLYFFAVFYNSELFLQQKIAIIGLAFRFPGDLCDEEGFWSALTSSTDLVGIIPSDRWALGELHHNDRAEMGRSITFSAGVLSRVDEFDATFFGISPREARMLDPQQRLLLELAWEAMENAAVLPSSLAGSDCAVYVGISGMDYGTRCMDDMAVMTSHSMTGNAPSIAANRLSYVFDLHGPSLSIDTACSSSLVALHHACNSLRLGEASTALVGGVSLLLHPSSFVGFTKASMLSADGRCKAFDASGDGYVRAEGGAVLLLKPLDKALADGDAIKAVILGSGVNSDGARKSGLTIPSIEGQVDLMQDVLAQSTLEPGDIDFIEAHGTGTAVGDPVEAAAIGRVYGCARVFPLPIGSVKTNLGHLEPASGMAGLVKTVLALRHHVLPPSLHLDTPNPAIDFGDLNLEVVTRNRPLTVENGRPLVAGINSFGFGGTNAHVLLQEFSRDDVCESAEAGHACPPLFLSARTDTALRDMAGRYAHFLRETPAGRYYDAAHAVAYGRERLEKRLALAADSPEQVASELARFAAGESSAEIFVEDQLPVSGPVAFVYSGNGAQWLGMARALLSESPRFAEVLGEIDAAVHQLAGFSIRAELLAGEDDARLDDTEVAQPLLFAIQVAITVLLRDLGVKPAAVAGHSVGEVAAAWAAGALTLAQAIRVIVCRSTAQGATRGLGKMAAASMSKSAAEAALAELGGTLDVTIAAVNSPHMVTLAGSAEDMTILGRQLKSRSVNFKLLDLDYAFHSRHMDCVRDSLLHNLTDLVPSSGDKAVFVSGVVGGALEGTALDALYWWRNVRETVNFEAAVAGLAESGCRIFVEIGPHAILQRYLRDTLAALNVRGRVLPTMRKNADDMDRIMEAALRIHLLADSAGRDVFFPRPGQEIRLPNYPWQHERYWYQPTSESLRAIERRRVHPLLGWPLPGQDTVWENVLDPTVLPWLGDHKVGGAVVFPGTAYIEMGLAAAHHWLGGEELALEDLDILSPMVFDCEHARALRLTLDPRDGGFEIRSRQRLSDDPWTLHAVGRVIEAVPGAWTASVTGLSSSGRMVSGDDHYRMAAVLGLDYGPAFQGLDHVCVQGDRLEGFLRVDVPEAVDGYAVHPAQMDVCVQSLLDFFQDRIEAKEGAALLPIKTGRLLLRRPGRVSGFRVHLRRSGARSVLADFDLLDAAGEVMACMRECRFRAAPLVRREKSGITSWRVQPRLCPHPADSIAIPVPRTQELAAWCEAALEDLAPSRRAWFEEALPLLEALVLAMAREGFESLAQAVAPDLPKLDECASPYGRWLCGLLHREGLLLHQDGRLKLNDAVELPAAQEIWRDLLRDFPLCLPQLALLGRIGLGLPRLLAVEESGRDFLTALQRTPVADSYYGDPAYLGVSIAIGGVLRGIASALPLGRRLRVLDISAGVDGLTRERFSILPEDRLEYVLALADDGQLERRQAEYRDMHSVTLMGVDCAEWKLEDEDSLPPRFDVVILGHVLHRARNPHAALANMRRRLAPGGVLLLAERYPDWSADFLAGLADDWWHESAPGSDASPLSSLLTPEDWRQALCDDGFEDVVRFTEPAAGHLAEGAYLLLARCPAHVEAELSELASEAWLLLSDSTSEEVAWTLQAELEARGQRVTVSEHPFEDALPDVRHVVFLVGWGCTAEEAVDVLSGVLGHVQELAARVSHPPRVWLVTRGGALASGLPADWEHNPVQAALWGFGRVVMNEIPSLDTTLIDVSGDAAKPEGCAGIANELLFPDGASEVVLSAAGRYELVLIEEDEVDAAGHSERFRLDFFVPGQLRNLLWLPDHERELREDDVEVCSRAVGLNFRDVMYLMGLLPDEAVEKGFAGAGLGLEFSGIVSRVGAKVSHLRPGDAVMGFGPACFSSHVVTPAHALMPMPDGWSFEAAATVPTVFLTSYYALKQLADLQPGERVLIHGGAGGVGMSAIQLARHLGAEIFATAGSDVKRDLVRLLGADHVFDSRSNTFADDILAVTDGQGVDVILNSLSGEAIRRNLRVLKPFGRFLELGKRDFFENTHIGLRPFKDNISYFGIDADQLLTGRPKLAARLLEEVMDLFQRGVLTPLPFNVYPAERVVDAFRCMQQARHMGKIVVSLDGLRPQVSFPAAAPRAMRFAEDSTWLVTGGLAGFGLETARWLAAQGVGNLVLVSRRGLDTPGAEGAVAELTSRGVNVLALACDVTDADSLARVLEQASQKLPPIRGVLHAAMVLDDRLIANLDADSMAAVLRPKLLGAWHLHTLTASLPLEHFVLYSSITTTIGNPGQANYVAANAGLEALAQLRRQMDLPAQCIGWGPIGDAGYLTRNTAVRDSLSQRLGGAPLTAVQALASLGEALAADDGKVLANMDWGVLRRLLPSSEGSRFAVLNRNHREISHDDGIVDFRVLAAEKTVEELTGMVRGLVLQEVAHILSLCVDRVDPDRPLHDLGMDSLMAVELALGLEKRFGVQFPVMLLNESPSAGKVAERIVERLKGAEETRQDAAASLVEDLVRQHGEQMSEEELERMAHNATTVLGREDGRMES from the coding sequence GTGATATTTATTTTTTTATATTTTTTTGCAGTATTTTATAATTCGGAGCTTTTTTTGCAACAAAAGATTGCAATTATTGGTTTGGCATTTCGATTTCCAGGTGACTTATGCGATGAAGAAGGATTTTGGAGTGCGTTGACAAGTAGTACAGACTTGGTCGGCATCATTCCTTCAGATCGTTGGGCCTTGGGAGAATTGCATCATAATGACCGTGCAGAAATGGGGCGTAGCATCACATTTTCTGCCGGCGTGCTTTCTCGCGTGGATGAGTTCGATGCTACTTTTTTCGGCATTTCTCCACGCGAAGCCAGAATGCTAGATCCCCAACAACGATTGCTGCTTGAGTTGGCTTGGGAAGCGATGGAGAATGCCGCGGTGTTACCGTCTTCATTGGCGGGTTCCGACTGCGCGGTATACGTAGGTATTTCTGGGATGGACTACGGAACACGCTGTATGGATGACATGGCGGTGATGACATCTCATTCTATGACCGGCAACGCTCCCAGCATTGCGGCCAACCGGCTTTCCTACGTGTTCGATCTTCATGGTCCTTCCCTATCCATCGACACTGCATGCTCTTCTTCCCTGGTTGCGCTGCATCACGCCTGTAACAGCCTGCGTCTGGGGGAAGCCTCCACCGCGCTCGTGGGGGGAGTCAGTCTGCTGCTGCATCCCTCGTCGTTCGTGGGTTTCACCAAGGCGTCCATGCTTTCGGCCGATGGGCGCTGCAAGGCCTTTGACGCCTCGGGCGATGGGTATGTGCGGGCCGAAGGCGGAGCGGTGTTGCTGCTCAAGCCTTTGGACAAGGCCTTGGCTGACGGTGACGCCATCAAGGCTGTCATCCTTGGCAGCGGCGTGAATTCCGATGGCGCGCGCAAATCGGGGCTGACCATCCCAAGCATTGAGGGTCAGGTTGATCTCATGCAGGATGTTCTGGCGCAGAGTACGTTGGAGCCTGGCGACATCGATTTCATCGAGGCTCACGGCACGGGAACCGCTGTCGGGGATCCCGTGGAGGCTGCGGCCATAGGCCGGGTCTATGGTTGTGCCCGCGTTTTTCCTCTGCCGATAGGATCGGTCAAGACCAATCTCGGCCATCTGGAGCCGGCTTCGGGCATGGCGGGCCTGGTCAAGACCGTGCTGGCTCTGCGTCATCACGTTCTGCCGCCATCCTTGCACCTCGATACACCCAATCCTGCCATTGATTTTGGCGATCTCAATCTCGAAGTGGTCACCCGAAACAGGCCGCTGACCGTGGAGAACGGCAGGCCGCTGGTCGCGGGCATAAATTCTTTCGGTTTCGGCGGGACCAACGCTCATGTCCTGCTGCAGGAATTCAGTCGTGATGATGTTTGCGAGTCCGCCGAGGCCGGGCATGCCTGTCCCCCGTTGTTCCTGTCCGCGCGCACCGACACAGCCCTGCGCGATATGGCCGGACGGTATGCACACTTTTTGCGGGAGACACCTGCGGGCAGATATTATGATGCTGCCCATGCCGTGGCCTACGGGCGCGAACGACTGGAAAAAAGACTGGCGCTTGCGGCGGATTCTCCGGAACAGGTCGCGTCCGAATTGGCCCGATTCGCCGCTGGCGAATCCTCGGCCGAAATTTTCGTTGAAGACCAGTTGCCGGTGAGCGGCCCCGTGGCCTTTGTCTATTCCGGAAACGGTGCGCAATGGCTTGGAATGGCGCGTGCTCTGCTGTCGGAGTCTCCCCGATTCGCCGAGGTTCTGGGAGAAATCGACGCCGCCGTGCATCAGCTTGCGGGATTTTCGATTCGCGCGGAACTGTTGGCCGGGGAGGATGACGCGCGGCTGGATGATACCGAGGTGGCGCAACCGCTGCTTTTTGCCATTCAGGTCGCCATCACCGTTTTGCTGCGAGATCTCGGTGTCAAGCCTGCTGCCGTCGCCGGACACAGCGTGGGCGAGGTCGCCGCGGCGTGGGCTGCCGGGGCGCTCACGCTGGCGCAAGCCATCCGCGTCATCGTATGCCGCAGCACGGCGCAGGGCGCCACGCGCGGCCTGGGCAAGATGGCTGCCGCGTCCATGTCCAAATCTGCCGCCGAGGCAGCCTTGGCCGAGTTGGGTGGAACGCTCGACGTGACCATCGCCGCCGTCAACAGCCCGCACATGGTGACTCTGGCCGGAAGCGCCGAGGACATGACGATCCTTGGACGGCAACTGAAATCCAGAAGCGTGAACTTCAAGCTCCTGGATCTCGATTACGCCTTCCACAGTCGGCATATGGACTGCGTCAGGGACTCCCTCCTGCACAATCTGACGGATCTCGTCCCGTCTTCAGGCGACAAGGCCGTCTTTGTTTCGGGCGTCGTCGGAGGTGCCCTGGAAGGCACGGCTCTCGACGCGCTCTATTGGTGGCGCAACGTGCGCGAAACCGTGAATTTCGAAGCGGCCGTGGCCGGACTTGCGGAGTCCGGTTGCCGGATCTTCGTAGAAATCGGACCGCACGCCATTCTGCAGCGCTATCTGCGAGACACGCTTGCGGCATTGAACGTTCGGGGACGCGTATTGCCGACAATGCGAAAAAATGCCGACGACATGGATCGCATCATGGAGGCGGCTCTGCGCATCCATCTGCTTGCCGATTCCGCCGGCAGGGACGTGTTCTTCCCCCGTCCAGGACAGGAAATCCGTCTGCCCAACTATCCGTGGCAACATGAACGCTACTGGTACCAGCCCACAAGCGAAAGTCTCAGGGCCATCGAGCGCCGCCGCGTGCATCCCCTGCTGGGCTGGCCTCTGCCGGGACAGGATACGGTTTGGGAAAACGTGCTTGATCCCACCGTGCTGCCGTGGCTTGGCGACCACAAGGTTGGCGGAGCGGTGGTTTTTCCCGGAACCGCCTATATCGAGATGGGGCTTGCGGCCGCGCATCACTGGCTCGGTGGCGAGGAATTGGCGCTGGAAGACCTGGATATCCTGTCGCCCATGGTTTTCGACTGCGAGCACGCCCGCGCCCTGCGCCTGACCCTTGACCCTCGTGACGGCGGTTTTGAGATTCGCAGTCGGCAACGCCTGAGCGACGATCCGTGGACGCTTCATGCGGTCGGTCGCGTGATCGAGGCGGTTCCCGGCGCGTGGACGGCATCCGTGACCGGCCTGTCCTCATCGGGGCGCATGGTCAGTGGCGATGACCACTACCGCATGGCAGCCGTCCTCGGACTTGATTATGGCCCGGCCTTCCAGGGGCTGGACCACGTCTGCGTGCAGGGCGACCGGCTTGAGGGCTTTTTGCGGGTCGATGTTCCGGAAGCGGTGGATGGCTATGCCGTTCATCCCGCGCAGATGGACGTGTGCGTCCAGTCGCTGTTGGATTTTTTTCAGGACAGGATAGAGGCCAAAGAGGGCGCGGCGCTGTTGCCGATCAAGACGGGACGGCTTTTGCTGCGCCGTCCTGGCCGAGTGTCGGGATTTCGCGTGCACCTGCGCCGCAGCGGTGCTCGTTCGGTACTGGCGGATTTTGATCTGCTGGACGCCGCCGGGGAGGTCATGGCCTGTATGCGTGAGTGCCGGTTCCGCGCCGCTCCGCTGGTGAGGCGTGAAAAATCCGGCATCACGTCCTGGAGAGTGCAGCCCAGGCTGTGCCCCCATCCTGCCGATTCCATTGCCATACCCGTGCCGCGAACCCAGGAGCTGGCCGCGTGGTGCGAAGCCGCACTGGAAGACCTTGCGCCTTCGCGCCGGGCCTGGTTCGAGGAAGCCTTGCCGCTGCTTGAAGCTCTTGTTCTGGCCATGGCCCGCGAAGGGTTTGAAAGCCTGGCGCAGGCTGTCGCGCCTGACCTGCCCAAGCTGGACGAATGTGCTTCCCCCTATGGGCGATGGCTTTGCGGATTGCTGCACCGGGAGGGGCTGCTCCTGCATCAGGATGGCCGCCTGAAACTGAACGATGCCGTGGAACTGCCCGCCGCACAGGAAATCTGGCGTGATCTGCTGCGTGATTTTCCCTTGTGCCTGCCGCAGCTGGCGCTCTTGGGCCGTATCGGTCTTGGCTTGCCCCGGTTGTTGGCGGTAGAGGAATCGGGAAGGGATTTTCTGACGGCCCTGCAGCGCACTCCCGTGGCGGATTCCTATTACGGGGACCCGGCCTATCTCGGTGTAAGCATTGCCATTGGAGGCGTTTTGCGCGGCATTGCGTCCGCCTTGCCCTTGGGCCGCCGTCTGCGCGTGCTTGATATTTCGGCCGGGGTTGACGGACTAACGCGCGAGCGCTTCAGCATCCTTCCGGAAGACAGACTGGAATATGTCCTGGCCTTGGCTGATGACGGCCAGCTCGAAAGGCGGCAGGCCGAATATCGGGACATGCATTCCGTGACCCTGATGGGCGTGGACTGCGCGGAGTGGAAGCTTGAGGACGAAGACTCCCTGCCGCCGCGGTTTGATGTGGTCATTCTCGGCCATGTTCTGCACCGGGCGCGCAACCCGCATGCGGCGCTGGCGAATATGCGTCGACGGCTCGCGCCCGGCGGGGTTCTGTTGCTGGCCGAGCGCTATCCTGATTGGAGCGCCGATTTTCTGGCAGGACTGGCCGATGACTGGTGGCACGAAAGCGCTCCCGGTAGCGATGCATCCCCTCTGTCCTCGCTGCTCACGCCCGAGGACTGGCGTCAGGCATTGTGCGACGACGGTTTCGAGGACGTGGTCCGCTTCACCGAGCCTGCCGCCGGTCATCTGGCGGAAGGTGCGTATCTGTTGCTGGCGCGGTGTCCCGCGCATGTCGAGGCTGAGTTGTCCGAACTCGCCTCCGAGGCATGGCTGCTGCTGTCCGACAGTACCTCCGAGGAGGTTGCGTGGACATTGCAGGCAGAGCTGGAGGCAAGGGGACAGCGCGTCACGGTAAGCGAGCATCCGTTCGAGGATGCGCTGCCGGATGTGCGGCATGTGGTTTTTCTCGTGGGTTGGGGATGCACTGCCGAAGAGGCTGTGGACGTGCTTTCCGGCGTGCTCGGGCATGTGCAGGAACTGGCGGCGCGGGTCAGCCATCCGCCGAGGGTGTGGCTTGTGACCAGGGGCGGGGCGCTGGCGTCCGGTCTTCCCGCCGACTGGGAGCACAATCCCGTGCAGGCGGCCCTGTGGGGTTTTGGGCGCGTGGTCATGAACGAGATCCCGTCGCTTGACACCACGCTCATTGACGTGAGCGGCGACGCCGCCAAACCGGAAGGGTGCGCAGGAATCGCAAACGAATTGCTCTTTCCCGACGGTGCAAGCGAGGTCGTGCTCTCCGCTGCCGGTCGCTATGAACTGGTTCTGATCGAGGAAGACGAGGTCGATGCAGCCGGACATTCCGAGCGTTTCCGGCTGGATTTTTTCGTGCCCGGTCAGTTGCGCAACCTGCTCTGGCTGCCCGACCACGAGCGTGAGCTGCGTGAGGATGATGTGGAAGTGTGCTCCAGGGCCGTCGGCCTCAACTTCCGCGATGTCATGTATCTCATGGGTCTGCTGCCCGATGAGGCGGTGGAGAAAGGATTTGCAGGGGCCGGTCTTGGGCTTGAATTTTCCGGGATTGTTTCCCGCGTCGGCGCGAAGGTGAGCCATTTGCGTCCCGGCGATGCAGTCATGGGCTTTGGACCTGCCTGCTTCTCCAGCCACGTGGTCACCCCTGCGCACGCACTCATGCCCATGCCGGACGGCTGGTCTTTCGAGGCGGCGGCCACGGTGCCTACGGTTTTTCTGACTTCCTACTACGCCCTCAAGCAACTGGCCGATCTACAGCCCGGCGAACGGGTGCTCATCCATGGCGGCGCAGGAGGCGTGGGCATGTCCGCCATACAACTGGCCAGACATCTTGGAGCCGAGATTTTCGCCACCGCCGGCAGCGACGTGAAACGCGATCTGGTGCGGCTGCTCGGTGCCGACCACGTCTTTGATTCACGGAGCAATACCTTTGCCGACGACATCCTGGCCGTCACCGATGGCCAGGGCGTGGATGTGATACTCAATTCGCTGTCCGGCGAAGCCATCCGCCGCAATCTGCGCGTGCTCAAGCCCTTTGGCCGTTTTCTTGAGTTGGGCAAGCGTGACTTTTTTGAAAATACGCACATCGGTTTGCGCCCTTTCAAGGACAACATCAGCTATTTCGGCATTGACGCCGACCAGCTGTTGACCGGGCGTCCGAAGCTTGCAGCCCGTCTGCTGGAAGAGGTCATGGACCTGTTCCAACGCGGCGTGCTGACGCCCCTGCCGTTCAACGTGTACCCGGCGGAGAGGGTGGTCGATGCCTTTCGCTGCATGCAGCAGGCCCGCCATATGGGCAAGATCGTGGTTTCGCTGGACGGGCTGCGGCCGCAGGTTTCTTTTCCAGCCGCCGCGCCTCGGGCCATGCGTTTCGCGGAAGATTCCACCTGGCTTGTCACCGGCGGTCTGGCGGGCTTCGGCCTTGAGACGGCGCGCTGGCTGGCTGCGCAAGGTGTGGGCAATCTCGTGCTGGTCAGTCGTCGGGGCCTTGATACGCCCGGAGCGGAAGGCGCCGTAGCGGAACTGACGTCGCGGGGCGTGAACGTGCTGGCCTTGGCTTGCGACGTTACGGATGCCGATTCGCTGGCGCGGGTTCTGGAACAGGCAAGTCAAAAGCTGCCGCCGATCAGGGGGGTGCTGCATGCGGCCATGGTTCTTGATGACCGGCTGATTGCGAACCTGGACGCCGACAGCATGGCTGCGGTGTTGCGGCCGAAACTGCTCGGCGCGTGGCACCTGCATACGCTGACCGCCAGCCTGCCGCTTGAGCATTTCGTGCTCTATTCCTCCATCACGACGACCATCGGCAATCCAGGACAGGCCAACTACGTGGCGGCCAATGCCGGACTGGAAGCCCTTGCGCAATTGCGGCGGCAAATGGATCTGCCCGCTCAGTGCATAGGGTGGGGACCTATCGGGGATGCCGGGTATCTGACCCGCAACACGGCCGTCCGGGACAGCCTGAGCCAGCGACTCGGCGGAGCGCCCCTTACGGCCGTACAGGCACTGGCGAGCTTGGGCGAGGCTCTGGCCGCCGATGACGGCAAGGTCCTGGCAAACATGGATTGGGGCGTATTGCGCCGGTTGTTGCCATCGTCGGAGGGGAGCCGGTTCGCCGTACTCAACAGAAATCATCGGGAAATTTCTCATGATGACGGCATTGTCGATTTTCGGGTTCTGGCGGCTGAAAAAACAGTTGAAGAACTTACCGGGATGGTACGCGGTCTTGTCTTGCAGGAGGTGGCGCACATTCTCTCCCTGTGCGTGGATCGCGTTGATCCGGACCGTCCGCTGCATGATTTGGGCATGGATTCGCTCATGGCCGTGGAACTGGCCCTGGGGCTTGAAAAGCGTTTTGGCGTCCAGTTTCCGGTCATGCTCCTCAATGAGTCCCCTTCGGCCGGCAAGGTTGCCGAGCGTATCGTCGAGCGACTCAAGGGTGCGGAAGAAACACGGCAGGACGCGGCCGCGTCTCTGGTGGAAGACCTGGTGCGGCAACACGGAGAGCAGATGAGCGAGGAAGAACTGGAGCGCATGGCGCACAACGCCACTACGGTGCTTGGCCGCGAAGACGGCAGGATGGAGTCATGA
- a CDS encoding helix-turn-helix transcriptional regulator translates to MKAQDSTGYRILLRLAEAPHDYFLERWSVRMEAAGYLQHTTAKRVDCLVALKEFMQPLLGHIERHDMPEEFSALLRCDTGWERFLIESARRHRSRGITFDMFLGCFKTFVYSLLDVIERMDAPYSHKVEARRLVRLYGDALEVLYLQDWIRTFPEFSSSRLDEMNRLLTLEKCRFENILNATSDLMFVVDGNGLVANINAAVKAVMEEASTLNRPIWDVLSLEGASIGELLRYYPVGITCELAPFDETTIYRMQINPINSVSLASDQYIFVLTNMTAQAMQRQTLERIVDEKTEALRREKAQLEEMNITLRNVLKSVGKEHEDHASNLAAKVNTLVLPALDRIESENDASIRKGYVTVVKDQLTRLLPRDPGGMPLLLKLTQTEMKVCQFIQSGHSNKDIADLMNLSVETIQTHRKNIRRKLGLLGKSVSLYAHLNTMGLHD, encoded by the coding sequence ATGAAAGCACAGGACTCCACCGGTTACCGGATTCTGCTTCGGCTGGCGGAAGCGCCCCATGACTATTTTCTGGAGCGCTGGTCCGTGCGCATGGAGGCTGCCGGATATCTGCAACACACCACGGCAAAACGCGTCGATTGCCTTGTCGCCCTGAAGGAGTTCATGCAGCCGCTCCTTGGACATATCGAGCGTCACGACATGCCCGAGGAATTCTCTGCGTTGCTGCGCTGCGACACGGGATGGGAACGCTTCCTGATCGAATCCGCCCGCCGTCACAGATCGCGCGGCATCACCTTCGACATGTTTCTCGGCTGCTTCAAGACATTCGTGTACAGCCTGCTCGACGTCATCGAACGGATGGACGCCCCATACAGCCACAAAGTGGAGGCGCGCAGGCTCGTCCGGCTCTACGGCGACGCCCTCGAAGTGCTCTATCTGCAGGACTGGATCCGGACGTTCCCCGAATTTTCAAGCAGCAGGCTCGACGAGATGAACAGGCTGCTGACCCTTGAGAAATGCCGCTTCGAGAATATTCTCAACGCCACGTCCGACCTCATGTTCGTGGTGGACGGCAATGGTCTGGTGGCCAACATCAATGCCGCGGTCAAGGCCGTGATGGAAGAGGCTTCGACGCTGAACCGCCCGATCTGGGACGTTCTTTCCCTCGAAGGCGCTTCCATTGGGGAGCTGCTGCGCTACTATCCGGTCGGCATCACCTGCGAACTGGCCCCGTTTGACGAAACCACCATCTACCGGATGCAGATTAACCCCATCAACTCCGTCAGCCTGGCCAGCGACCAGTACATCTTCGTCCTGACCAACATGACCGCCCAGGCCATGCAGCGCCAGACCCTGGAACGCATCGTCGATGAAAAGACCGAGGCGCTGCGCAGGGAAAAAGCGCAGCTTGAGGAAATGAACATTACGCTACGCAATGTCCTCAAAAGCGTCGGCAAGGAACACGAAGACCACGCCAGCAACCTGGCCGCCAAGGTCAACACGCTCGTCCTGCCCGCCCTGGATCGCATCGAATCGGAAAACGACGCCTCGATCCGCAAGGGCTACGTCACCGTCGTCAAGGACCAGCTGACGCGCCTTCTGCCCCGGGACCCCGGCGGCATGCCCCTGCTCCTCAAGCTCACGCAGACGGAGATGAAAGTCTGCCAGTTCATTCAATCCGGCCACTCCAACAAGGACATCGCCGATCTCATGAACCTCTCCGTCGAGACCATCCAGACCCACCGCAAGAACATCCGCCGCAAGCTCGGCCTGCTCGGAAAGAGCGTCAGCCTGTACGCCCATCTCAACACCATGGGCCTGCACGACTGA